The Gammaproteobacteria bacterium sequence GAATCGGTTGCTCGACTTTGCTATGCTTAGCGGGAAGCATTTGGAGAGCACCATGCCTGCAAGCCGAGCAAAAGAAGAGCGTATGTGGGATCTGGCCGATAAGATGGCTCGTTCCGGTGAATATAGCAATTGGTTATCTATCGAATGGGAATTGCGGAGTCGCGGATATATACGTGCACATCAGTTGTTAGACGACGAATGGATAAGGGATAGGCTTGATCGGCTATGCGACGCAGCGCGAGAGATCCGCCAAGATGCCTAAAGGTCCTCGTGGCGAAAAGCGCCCGGCCGATGTAATCGGTAATGCCGTCAAGGTGATGTGGATCGCGACTGGCGACCTTCAGGAAGAGGTCGACCACGGGAACCCGCCTAAAGACGAGGCTGCAGCTGCCCTTGGCCGTCGCGGCGGTAAGGCGCGCGCTCAAAAGTTGAGTAAAAAGCGCCGGACCGAAATCGCGATTAAGGCTGCGCGCGCGCGGTGGAGGAAAACTGACAGCGACTAGGCTGCTTCTTCCTCGTCCCCAAGATGCTTCGAGATCAGCAACTCCTCAACGTCATCCGTGAAATCCAATATAAGCGGTATCTGCTTTTGCTCGGGATTTAGTCCGTTAAAATGGTCAACATCTAGCCTCAGCTGATAGCAGTCGCCAACGATTTGGCGTCGACGCTGAGCGAAGGCTTTTTCCATATGTTCGGGTGGCGCGTTGTCGATGTCTGCCCAGAACGAGGATTGCCTTCCATTCTCCGTTGTTCTAACCGCATGATTCGCTCGGTAGGTGCGTCCTTTCTCGTCAACCCGGTACTCTTGGCGCAAGGCATCAGCCATGTCGCCAGCAAACCGCTTACGTATATCAGCAGGTCTTGGCTCCCATAGCTTTTCGTTGATGGCCCATGCGCCGACATCGTGGAGGTCGACGGGGTCTGGATCAACCTCCTGTTGATAACGGTGGAAGATCTTCTGCATTTTTTGCGCGTACGTCGACATTCAACAAATACCTCTCTCACCTAACCTATGGGTACAAAGTGGCCATATCCGTCGATCATCGCATCACCTTCAATCTGATCCCTAACGGATACTAGGTTATGCCTAAGAAAGTCGTAGCGGTTACGCCGCTTATGCAGCTGTCCGACGATAATCCCAGGATGGACTTTCAAGCGTTTCGAGAATGCCAGCACGTCCTTTTCTGAGAAAAGCGGGTTTTTCCTTATATAGAAAGAATCCATTTTCGCTTGTGGC is a genomic window containing:
- a CDS encoding RNA-binding protein; its protein translation is MPKGPRGEKRPADVIGNAVKVMWIATGDLQEEVDHGNPPKDEAAAALGRRGGKARAQKLSKKRRTEIAIKAARARWRKTDSD
- a CDS encoding DUF3967 domain-containing protein, whose translation is MLRDQQLLNVIREIQYKRYLLLLGI